In the Ochotona princeps isolate mOchPri1 chromosome 29, mOchPri1.hap1, whole genome shotgun sequence genome, TCCCAGTCAGGCTCACAGGCTTCCGACCAGAATAACTATTTTTGTTTTGCCTCAAGCGTGCAATGATGGACCCCTTTGTCATGGAGGACCTGACGGTGGTAAGAGGTTCCCAGCCTCCGGGCGGCTCTCCAGGGTTGTGCCCTGCACACCTGTTGGCGAGGGTGTGAGAAGCACCCAAGCTGCTGACAGGCGATCCGCGGACCGCCTTTGTtcctggagccaggaggagcaGCTGCCCAAGACGGCAGCTTGCATTACGCGGTTTTAGGGCAGCGGGTGTGTGGCTTTTAACGCGCACTGCAAAAAAGCAGCTTCTCATGgttgagatttttgtttgtttgtggttttgctttttgtgtgtttgctgcttTTGAGGCCCCACATATTAGTTGGCTGGTCTGAAACCGTACCCTGGTAGGGGTTTTCTTTTAGCCTGTTTGGAGGACTGCTCCTCAGTAGCCTCAAGCAGTAAATCTCAGAATGTGGCTCAGACTGGGCTTATTAAAATCAACACATCTGATTTTAAAAGAAGCACCATTGAATGCTCAGCGTTTACAGGTGGTGGAAGCAAAAACTAAAATTTTGGAACTTTAAATATCTACTACTGCCTTGGAAATCTGGGCTGGCTCATCAGACAGGGAGGATCCCAGGATAAGAGAGTTGGACCATCCAACTGTCTCATTGTGTCACCATCAGCTTCAAAAGAAATGTCTTCTTCAAGGTTGTCAGACTCCAGTAAGATGACTAATACCTTGTTTGGCAGACTCCCCAAACTATGGGACCCAGGACCACCTCATTCCCCACCAGAAACCAGGGTGTCCCTATGGCCCGGCCTGGCCTCAGTACAGCCCAGTCAGCACACGGAAGAGATCTAGAACCAGCTAGAAATGGAAGCTTGGATGTTGTGGCTGACAGGGTTACCTCTGGTTGGACAGAgcccccctcctcctcttctccaagGCCAAGGGCATTTTACTCAAGGCCATCTGCTGTGTCACTGCTCAGTGCCCCAACCCAGCCCCCTCCTCAGCCCCTCCTCAGCTTCTGATCTCCACTCAAGTTCATGTAGGACCAATGCTCTTAAAACGAGAtctgaaaaataattattcatcAGAAATATCGTTTTGTAAACAGAACTGcctttttctgttctttatatGAACTCTTTCTATTGTGTTGGTCTAACAAGgcactatttttaaatgttttctttaaaaaaaatttttttctcccataGCACTTAAAGATTTTGTAAAGACTTTGATGTaaagattttgtaataaaatggtctaagggctctttttttttccaacattaccattttaaaaaatgttttaaaagctagAAAACAACATATGTATATTCTGTATATGTATAGCAGCACATTTCATTTATGGAAATATGTTCTCagaatatttatttactaataTATTTATCTTGAAGCCATGTCTTATGTTGAGAGTGTGACATTGTTGAAATAATCATTGAAAATGACTAACACAAGACCCTGTAAATACATGATAATTGCACACAGATTTTACATATTTGCAGaccaaaaaatgatttaaaacgaGTTGTAGTCTTCTATGGTTTTGTAACAAACTGTACAAATgactgtaaaaaatatatatacgaTTTTATCAAGTATGTATGCCGTGCTGTCGTGACTGACAGAAACGTGATCCAGATGCAACAAGAAAGAGGTTTCATGGGGCCAGAGTTTCTGACTTCAGCTCACCCACAGGCAGCATCTGATGCCTTCCTTCTCTGTTATCAAATCGAGCCTACAGAGGAGTAAGGGGGAGTCCTGAAGGAGCACCTGCTGTAGGGCTTCAGAGGTGTTGTTGGCTtgctgctcagctctgggtgcAGAGCACCAGGGAAAATGGTGGCAAAGACTACAAGCCTAATGGTCTCCTGTTTTAAAACGGGATGCAGGATGCATGGAAACCACCAGCTTCCCCTGCCTGGGAGACTGTGAGACCCTCAAACCCTTGTAGGGAAAAAGTAAGCTTTCATCAGAACCTGCACTATGGTGTATCAGGTTAATAatcctctctgcttgtggtgccagcatcccatatcccagctgctctctggagtcccagctgctccacttcctatccagcttcctactcatgtgccctgggaggcagctgatgatcattcaagtatttgggctcctggcttctgcctggcctggccctgagctgttgttggcatttgggcaGGGGAACGAACTAACAAGtggaaaaatctttgtttctctacctttcaaataaaaccctCCAAGCCCTTCACCATAAAAGTTCAGCTAATCTACAGTGGACAAGGGACCTTGGGGCTGAGTGACTTTCGTGCCATGTGTGAGGCACTCTGAAATTGCACGGAAGGTACAAAGCAGTGTTTATTTTTCAGACGGTTACCAGTGAATATCCTAGTCCTGGGAATACCTATTTTTTGCACTTGGGCCTATTCTGGGGCACAGGCTCCTCCTGGACTGCCAGCCACTTCCGCTCCAGCAGCTGGTCCTTGTGCATCCCATCTTGGGGGACAGCGGCCTGGCTGCACAGAGCTTTCCAGAGCTTCTGTTTCACGGTCTTTCCCAGCTCCAAGCTGTACCGCTTGGGGGTTCCTGAAGGATTCCACAACATTGGCTCCACCACAGCATGGTATAGAGCCCGGTAGCCCTCGGCAGGGAGGCCATGGATGGTTAGAGTGTCCTCCGCTGATGGCAGTCGCCTGTGGGTTTCTGAAAGCGGTGCTCGGCCTTTGCAGGCTGCTGGCCAGTTGTCCCCACATGGTGCTTGGGTTGCAGTCACATGCTCCATGTGTCTGTCCCGGGCATCTTGGCAGACTGTAGCTTCTTCCTCCTTTGAACTGTCTTCCCTCTAGCcaggaggaaagcagagaagtCAAAGCTAAAACTTGAGAAGGAACATGGCATCATTATCTGGGATTGGCATCCCAGGGTCTTGGTCACAGCCACCGTTTGTCTAACCTGTGCTTAGGTGACTGAACTCTTTCATGTGTGTCATGGCATGTGTACCCCCTAGAAGTGGGTAAGGTCAGTGGGAGATGGTtttaggaagttggaattgggttTGCCCAAAGTCATACAACTGGAAGGTTAGTATCAACAGCTGATTGCTACACAAGATCCTAATTGTTTGCTTGGTGCCAGGTTCCATTTGGAAACCTTCTGTATGTATTAACTCAAtcttcagaagcagagatgggaaacCTGACAGCCTAGCCCCAGGGCGTGCTCTGAGCTTGGCCACCCACCACAAGGTAAGGAACCTGGATTGAGAGGTCAGACCTCTGCAGATCACATTCACCATGTGGAGGGCCACAGTCACGTCCCTAGCTTACGTCAGGGCATGAGCTTGCACGATCTGTACCCTGGCCGTGTTTCTCACCCTTGTTTTCCCCTTCACCACCAAATTCCTTTTGTCTGTGTTCCATAAAACTAGGCAGAATATAACTTAACAGAAGTAGCACAACCCCAAATCGGGTGTGCTGCCCACTCTGTCATGGAGCGCCCCTCCAATCTCCTTATCCCCACCCTACCACCTGTTTAGGTGTTCTGCTTTTGGGAAAAAATTTCAATGTTAAGTGTTCTCAACCTTGacctttttccctctccctgcccatCACATTTCTTCCACCATTGGCCAACATCTACCTCTCCAATGCCTTCTGCAcgcctcctgcacccacgtgaactTGGCAGCCATTCTGCCAGCTGCTTGCTTCTGGAACGGATGGAGTTTCTCATCCTGACATGCTGGGTGACTTTAGCCACCGAATTGTCTTTGGTTTTTAATGTCTTCACAGGTGGTTTTATGTCTCCCAACTTGCATGATGCTGGGCAGCGTTGATCTTTCAGTTGCCGCCTGAGCAACAGCTTAACCAGAGAGAAGGAACTGGCAATTAGTGGGTTCTTCACAACTTCCCAGCAGGAGGCGGTACCTGGGGCTGGAGTCTGGATGTTCTCATTGGCACATGTCCTAGCCGCCCAGTCACTGGAGAAAACTGGTGAGTCAATGTAGCAATCCTGGAGCCTGGTGTTCAATAGGACGCACTGGCGGAGTCCATAGGTGAGGAGGGTGGGGTTTCGCCTCACATAGACTGGATGCTAGAAttataaaggaagaagaaatgaccAGGTCTCAAGCAGAGACCAGGGCTACTAGGAAGACAAAAGTATTAGTATCTTTGTATGGACCATTTTTGCCACATGGTTCTGAGAAAATCTTGCATATATATgtcctctctcctgctctccaaaGCCTATTAGACTTAGCACAGAAGAGATGGTAACTATACAAATTCAAGGTAACATGCAAGCTCTCAAAGGACACTGCATCCTGGGGTCAGGGCGGATTCACAG is a window encoding:
- the C29H22orf31 gene encoding uncharacterized protein C22orf31 homolog; amino-acid sequence: MHPVYVRRNPTLLTYGLRQCVLLNTRLQDCYIDSPVFSSDWAARTCANENIQTPAPGTASCWEVVKNPLIASSFSLVKLLLRRQLKDQRCPASCKLGDIKPPVKTLKTKDNSVAKVTQHVRMRNSIRSRSKQLAEWLPSSRGCRRRAEGIGEREDSSKEEEATVCQDARDRHMEHVTATQAPCGDNWPAACKGRAPLSETHRRLPSAEDTLTIHGLPAEGYRALYHAVVEPMLWNPSGTPKRYSLELGKTVKQKLWKALCSQAAVPQDGMHKDQLLERKWLAVQEEPVPQNRPKCKK